The following coding sequences lie in one Hyalangium ruber genomic window:
- the nusA gene encoding transcription termination factor NusA encodes MPAQANPAVNLNLVLDQVAKDKGIERGVLIATLEDAMKTAAKKHFGQDRNLEAKYDPEKGVVELFQAIVVVDEITDPVQAVNQILLGEARKKGMEVEAGDELVFQIFYRDEDAAEAKAQDDQYGDILRLKTFRRGFGRIAAQTAKQVILQRTRDAERENVFNEYKDRKNEIVTGIARRFERGNIIVDLGRAEAVLPVREQVPRETYRPGDRVQAYVLDVLRESKGPQIVLSRASVNLLTKLFEMEVPEIAEGIVVIEAAAREPGGRAKIAVSSRDADVDPVGACVGMKGSRVQAVVQELRGEKIDIVPYDEDPARFVCAALAPAEVSRVIIDEANHAMELIVPDDQLSLAIGRRGQNVRLAAQLTGWKLDINSESRVREMREFANRSLGALPGINEMLIETLYAHGFRQAKDVAEASPDVLSQIPGLDPARIPAMQEAARKQMVDDAAELSRMDHEREQARIAEARRHPDELSQAERMARVRGLGEKTIEALMSTGYKTVEEIANEKDLQKLGDVPGVGIKKARQLKSAAENYLVEEAKLRAELNAERGLPPPSASGSAEVAKSP; translated from the coding sequence ATGCCTGCTCAAGCCAACCCCGCCGTCAACCTCAACCTCGTCCTCGACCAGGTCGCCAAGGACAAGGGCATCGAGAGGGGTGTGCTGATCGCGACCCTCGAGGACGCGATGAAGACCGCGGCCAAGAAGCACTTCGGCCAGGACCGCAACCTCGAGGCGAAGTACGACCCGGAGAAGGGCGTGGTGGAGCTGTTCCAGGCCATCGTCGTGGTGGATGAGATCACCGACCCGGTGCAGGCGGTGAACCAGATCCTCCTGGGCGAGGCCCGCAAGAAGGGCATGGAGGTCGAGGCCGGCGACGAGCTCGTCTTCCAGATCTTCTACCGCGACGAGGACGCCGCCGAGGCGAAGGCGCAGGACGACCAGTACGGGGACATCCTCCGGCTGAAGACGTTCCGCCGTGGCTTCGGCCGCATCGCCGCGCAGACGGCCAAGCAGGTCATCCTCCAGCGCACGCGGGATGCGGAGCGCGAGAACGTCTTCAACGAGTACAAGGACCGCAAGAACGAGATCGTCACGGGCATCGCCCGCCGGTTCGAGCGCGGCAACATCATCGTGGACCTGGGCCGCGCCGAGGCGGTGCTGCCGGTGCGCGAGCAGGTGCCGCGCGAGACGTACCGCCCGGGTGACCGCGTGCAGGCCTACGTGCTGGACGTGCTGCGCGAGTCCAAGGGCCCTCAGATCGTCCTGAGCCGCGCCTCGGTGAACCTGCTGACGAAGCTCTTCGAGATGGAGGTGCCCGAGATCGCCGAGGGCATCGTCGTCATCGAGGCGGCGGCGCGCGAGCCGGGCGGCCGGGCGAAGATCGCCGTGAGCAGCCGGGACGCGGACGTCGACCCGGTGGGCGCGTGCGTGGGCATGAAGGGCAGCCGCGTGCAGGCGGTGGTGCAGGAGCTGCGCGGCGAGAAGATCGACATCGTCCCCTACGACGAGGATCCGGCCCGCTTCGTGTGCGCCGCGCTGGCGCCCGCCGAGGTCAGCCGCGTCATCATCGACGAGGCCAACCACGCCATGGAGCTCATCGTCCCGGACGACCAGCTCTCCCTGGCCATCGGGCGGCGCGGGCAGAACGTGCGCCTGGCGGCCCAGCTGACGGGCTGGAAGCTGGACATCAACAGCGAGAGCCGCGTGCGCGAGATGCGCGAGTTCGCCAACCGCTCGCTCGGCGCGCTGCCCGGCATCAACGAGATGCTCATCGAGACGCTCTACGCCCATGGCTTCCGGCAGGCCAAGGACGTGGCCGAGGCCAGCCCCGATGTGCTCTCGCAGATTCCGGGCTTGGACCCCGCGCGCATCCCCGCGATGCAGGAGGCGGCGCGCAAGCAGATGGTGGACGACGCGGCCGAGCTGTCGCGCATGGACCACGAGCGGGAGCAGGCGCGCATCGCCGAGGCCCGCCGCCACCCGGATGAGCTGAGTCAGGCCGAGAGAATGGCTCGCGTCCGCGGCCTCGGCGAGAAGACCATCGAGGCGCTCATGTCCACCGGTTACAAGACGGTGGAGGAGATCGCCAACGAGAAGGATCTCCAGAAGCTCGGCGACGTGCCGGGCGTCGGAATCAAGAAGGCCCGCCAGCTCAAGAGCGCGGCCGAGAACTACCTGGTGGAGGAGGCCAAGCTCCGGGCCGAGCTCAATGCCGAGCGCGGGCTGCCTCCTCCCTCCGCGTCCGGGAGCGCGGAAGTCGCCAAGTCCCCGTAA
- a CDS encoding YlxR family protein, producing MSPKSRSGPSQGPLPEGPVRSCVGCGARRSQAELTRVALDPEGEVVVDKERRLPGRGAYLCGAGCLTAALKRKAFGRAFRGRAGKVDPLKLGQAWESGSGP from the coding sequence ATGAGCCCGAAGTCCCGTTCCGGCCCCTCGCAGGGCCCTCTGCCAGAAGGGCCCGTTCGCAGCTGTGTCGGCTGCGGAGCCCGGCGCTCACAAGCCGAGCTCACCCGGGTCGCCTTGGACCCGGAAGGTGAAGTGGTGGTGGACAAGGAGAGGCGGCTGCCCGGCAGGGGCGCCTACCTCTGCGGTGCCGGGTGTCTGACGGCGGCGCTCAAGCGGAAGGCCTTCGGGCGGGCCTTTCGAGGAAGGGCGGGCAAGGTTGACCCGCTGAAGCTCGGGCAGGCGTGGGAGTCTGGCTCGGGGCCTTGA